Part of the Candidatus Thermoplasmatota archaeon genome is shown below.
CGTGGTCGTTGATGATCATGAATTCTGTATCTACTTGTTCTTTCATTTTGTCTAATCTCTGTGATAGGCTTTTATCAAGGTTGTTTGAAACATTTATGAAAATACCTGATACAACACCAGCAACGATCACAGATGCGGCGAAGAAAACTACACTCGTTGCTGTTAAATCAAACCCCATCTTTTCACCAAACTAATATTCATTCATTTTCATAATGTGTACTCATAATAGTCTGATACACCATTTTTTGTAACAACTTTTAACCTCCTTGTCCCTGAGTTGCCTTCTAAATCTGTAAGGTTGAAATATGCTGTGTCTTTCAGATAAATGTAGGGTTTTGAGCAGCTGAATTGTTTGTTGGTCCCATTTACCAAGATGTTGAAATAACCAGTGTTAAGTACAATGCTTCCAGTGTTTTCTACAATTATGCTTATGTTATGGTTTGCCCCGTTTATTGTTGTGGCGACACTAGTTATGTTTATGCTCGTCTTTGTTTGTTCTATAAGCCTGTTTTTCATGTTATAATATGATTCGTTAACATCCTCAAACTTCGGAGGTATGCTACCTATTATGATTTCTACAGATATTAGTATCGCCACTCCGATTATTGCTGCTGCTGCGGTTAGTGAAAACCCCATCCCTTAAACTACCTCCATATCAAGGAGTAATATATCTTCTAGTAAATATTCCCCCTCCTTTTTTAAAGATGAGTATGGTTTTACTCTAAGTTTATTTAATAAATTTAGATAATTTTATCTGATGTGTAGCTGTCTAATTTTTTTGTGATCCTTGATAATTCACTTTCTATCCGGTCGATAAAATGTTTATCAACTTGTTTACCCTTGATTTTCTGTATAAACAGAAGTGATTGGATGTGGTCTTTTGCTTGTAAATCAGTGGTTGTTCCACTTTTAGTGATTTCTTCTTTTATACCATTTGAGTAGTCAATTATGTTTATTTTTGCATCCTCAGAAATCCATCCTATATCAACGTAATAGTCTAACACTGCTGGTAGGTTAGGGCGTCCGCATCTATCAATGAGATACTGGAGCCATTTCATTAGAACTATTATGCTCTCAGGATCGTTAGGTATTTTTGTTAGAGGTTCTAGGTTAATTAGTTCTTGGGAAGGCACCTGTATATCATCTACTTTAACAATTCTGGTTGGAGGTGTTTTTTTGTCAGTTGGATACATCCAGCCTTTTTTCATTATATCATTTTCCAAGTTAGCTATTCTCTGCTGTAGTTTATCCACGGTTTCAAAAAGTTTTTTCATATCTGTAGTTGCTTCTATTTTTTGTTCCAGAGGTTTATCTAAGGTTTTAACAGTAGGTGCTTCCTCTTTTTTGTACCTTTCATCAAATCTGGAATAAGTACGCATTATATTTCGTATCTTATCCACAAGAAGATATAGCTGTTTTCTGTTGATTTTAACTTGTTTTTCAATTAATTTTTTTTCTAATTTTTCTGCTATTCTCTGTGGAATCATATTTTTGGCAACAATCGTAGAAATCTCATTTTTGAGTTCAAAATCCTTTAGAATCTCATTTTCATTAATGTTGCCATTTACATCTTCCATATTTTTCACCCATTTAGGTTTAATCTTAAATTTTCAATAAATTCATCAATCGCCTTGTCTATTGCGTTCTCTGAGGCTATCTCCCTCAGAGACAATTCTATTATCCTATCTAAATCCATGTCTGATAGATTTTCAACTGAGGGGTTAGCTTTCTCTTCCATTCTTATTTCAGGGTTTTCTATTTTCATCCCCATCCTTTCTGCAAACGACTCTAAATCCCCTAGCCTAGTTTTAACTGTTTCAATTTCTTTTGTGAAATTCTCTAATGAATCCAGCCTTTTTTTTGTAACTTTTGATAAACCAACAAAGGGGTTCATTTGTTCGGAAACTATTTCATATAAACTTACGAGGTCATCTAAATCTTTTGACATAGCATCTAGTTTTTGGTTTAAGTTGTTTATATCTTCTTGGTTTTTCTTTATCTGAAAATCAAAATCTTTTATGCTCTGGAGTATAGCACGTTTTTGCTCCAATGCTTCTCTAGACATCTTTTGTTCTTCAGTGTTTTCTGTTTTTTGATCAACAACTATTTTATCATTTGAAATAGCAGGTTTTTTGTCTTCATCTTCTGGTGCTGAACCGAATTTAATAATTTTTCTTAGACTTTCAACATCTTTCTTTGTATCTGTTGGAGGTGTAGTTGTCTCAGAGGTCTTCATAGTTATAGTTTCATCTGTAGGTTTACTGTCCTCACCTTTTCCCATCTTCAACTTTATCTATACCCCTCCTATATAACCTTTATATAGGCTACCCTTATATAGAACTATAACCGGGTATTTAACTTTTACTTCTGTAAACTATATGTTTTTACAATTCTGATATCAGTTTTATAATATTTATACTATCCTTTTTGTTTATCCCTCTATCTTATAATAGACCAGTTGTTATTGATTAAACATGATGTAAAACAAAAGTTTTAAAACACATAATCAGTTTTAGCATATATCTTATCTGTTGTGAGAGGAGATGCTTGGTTATAAGAGAAGAATCTGGAGAGGATGGCAATAACCTTAGATAAAACTAAATATATAATGGTATTCAGCATCAACAAAAATGAAGAGATAATTCAGTTTAATCGTGAATGTGAAAAAATAACTGGTTATTCCAGAGATGAAGCGTTGGGTAAAAATATATTTAATTTTTTGATACCAAAAGATGAATCTGTTAAATGGTACAAAATATTAGATTCGATAAGGAAAAATAATTTTGTGGATAATATAATTTTATCATTTTTAACCAAAAATGGGTCAAAAATTTCTGTGTCGTGTAGTACTTTTCCTGTTGATCCATCTAAAATGGAAAATTTGGAGATATGTTTTGTTGGTGAAACTGTACACCAAGATTATCCTACACACTCGTCCTCTATTGAAAATTTAAAAGATTTAAATCCATCATCATCTGGTTTTGATGATAAAAATCTCGTGGAAATTTTTACTGATAACGCTAAAGTTTCTCAAGAGAAAGAGAAAGAGAAAAAAACAAGTTTAGATAAAGTTCGTTCTTCTGCTAAAGAGGAGATCAAAAATCTGTTTAGCAGATGGCTGTATCTCTTTTTTGATGCTGTTGGCGCAAATAAAAAGAAAGAGGAACTTCAGGCTATAGCGCGTGAATTAGATGAACGAAGGGTTTTACTTAACGCTCTTGAAGCTGAGTTGCTTGAGGAGAAAAAGGAGCTTAATAAGAGGAGACACGAGTTTTCTAAATGGCGTGATAAACTTGAGTTTTTGGAGAAAGAGATTGAGGATAGATGGGTGGAGTTGGAAAATCAGGAGAAGTTGTTTAGAGATTATCTTGCTTCTAAATCTATGAAAGGTTCGCGGCTTAGATATATTAAAGGAGATTTGGGTCTGTCTAACGTCTGTGGTGATACCGGTAGGTATGAAAGTCGTCGCCTTGTTTTAGATAAAATCCCTGATTGTGCTGCGGTTGTTTATCGCGGTATTTTGATGGATGTTAATAGTTCTTTTGTAGAGTTATTGGGTTATGAAATGGATGAAGTTTTAGGTAAGAGTTTATTTGATTTTGTTGCTCCTGAGAGTCTCGAGGAGGTTAAGAGATATTATTTGCATAGGCTTAAGGGTAAGGAAGTTTCTTCTTTTGAGACGTTTATTTTAGGTAAAGATAACAGGAAAATTAATGTTGAAATTAATATTAAACCTTCATCTTATGGTGGCGAAAAAACGAATATAGTGGTTATTAAAAATTTGATGAATAAAGAGTTTTAGATAAAAAATTTTAGAAATAAAAAGAGAGATGGGGGTTTTTTTACCAGAGGTCTACGATTCTCTTTGCGTACAATGCTGGGGATGTGAATTCGAATAATCCTGGTGATCCTGTTTCTGGTTGTAGTGTACCGGATAATATCGCTCTTGTTGGTAATCCGTTTTCTTCTGGTATTACTGCTGTTAGATTCACTAGTATGTATATTCTGTCTCCGTCGTTAATACCTTGAGAGGTATTTATTGAGTTGTCAGCGTCGATTACTGATACTACTCCGTATTCTGTGTTTGTGCTTTTATCAATTATCTTATCGCTGGATCCTGGTGCTATTGGTGTATCAAATACACTCACGTTGTCTGTACCTGCTTCTGCTATTAGTGACGTGTTTAATTTTAGCACTGTTAGGTTGTT
Proteins encoded:
- a CDS encoding FlaD/FlaE family flagellar protein — translated: MEDVNGNINENEILKDFELKNEISTIVAKNMIPQRIAEKLEKKLIEKQVKINRKQLYLLVDKIRNIMRTYSRFDERYKKEEAPTVKTLDKPLEQKIEATTDMKKLFETVDKLQQRIANLENDIMKKGWMYPTDKKTPPTRIVKVDDIQVPSQELINLEPLTKIPNDPESIIVLMKWLQYLIDRCGRPNLPAVLDYYVDIGWISEDAKINIIDYSNGIKEEITKSGTTTDLQAKDHIQSLLFIQKIKGKQVDKHFIDRIESELSRITKKLDSYTSDKII
- a CDS encoding flagella accessory protein C; protein product: MGKGEDSKPTDETITMKTSETTTPPTDTKKDVESLRKIIKFGSAPEDEDKKPAISNDKIVVDQKTENTEEQKMSREALEQKRAILQSIKDFDFQIKKNQEDINNLNQKLDAMSKDLDDLVSLYEIVSEQMNPFVGLSKVTKKRLDSLENFTKEIETVKTRLGDLESFAERMGMKIENPEIRMEEKANPSVENLSDMDLDRIIELSLREIASENAIDKAIDEFIENLRLNLNG
- a CDS encoding PAS domain S-box protein, translating into MAITLDKTKYIMVFSINKNEEIIQFNRECEKITGYSRDEALGKNIFNFLIPKDESVKWYKILDSIRKNNFVDNIILSFLTKNGSKISVSCSTFPVDPSKMENLEICFVGETVHQDYPTHSSSIENLKDLNPSSSGFDDKNLVEIFTDNAKVSQEKEKEKKTSLDKVRSSAKEEIKNLFSRWLYLFFDAVGANKKKEELQAIARELDERRVLLNALEAELLEEKKELNKRRHEFSKWRDKLEFLEKEIEDRWVELENQEKLFRDYLASKSMKGSRLRYIKGDLGLSNVCGDTGRYESRRLVLDKIPDCAAVVYRGILMDVNSSFVELLGYEMDEVLGKSLFDFVAPESLEEVKRYYLHRLKGKEVSSFETFILGKDNRKINVEINIKPSSYGGEKTNIVVIKNLMNKEF